A region from the Paenibacillus humicola genome encodes:
- a CDS encoding ABC transporter permease — MIAYRTLLLMLLPASLLIFVFAYIPMAGLVLAFKQFDYRMGIFHSPWAGLDNFSFFFSSGQAWLVTRNTVLYNLAFMATTTVLQVGFAIALSEIGGKTFKKITQSAMFLPYFISWVVVASIVYNLLNFEHGFLNGVLKSFGMEPINVYNTPGLWKYLLVFFNAWKIVGYGTVIYLAAIVGIDQQIYESAEIDGANVFQKTFHITLPSIFPTVMILLLLAIGQIFRGDFGLFYNLVGNNGALFDATDIIDTFVFRALVTNGDIGMASAAGFFQSVMCFATILITNLVVKRANKDYALF; from the coding sequence ATGATCGCGTACCGGACGCTGCTGCTCATGCTGCTGCCGGCGTCTCTTCTCATCTTCGTCTTTGCCTATATTCCGATGGCCGGCCTCGTGCTGGCGTTCAAGCAGTTCGATTACCGCATGGGCATTTTTCACAGCCCCTGGGCGGGCCTCGACAATTTCTCGTTTTTCTTCTCCTCGGGGCAGGCGTGGCTTGTAACACGCAACACCGTGCTGTACAATCTGGCGTTTATGGCGACGACGACGGTGCTTCAGGTCGGCTTCGCCATCGCGCTCAGCGAAATCGGCGGCAAAACGTTCAAAAAGATCACGCAGTCGGCGATGTTTTTGCCCTACTTCATTTCGTGGGTCGTGGTCGCTTCGATCGTGTACAATCTGCTCAATTTCGAACACGGCTTTCTGAACGGCGTCCTGAAAAGCTTCGGCATGGAGCCCATCAATGTCTACAACACGCCCGGCTTGTGGAAATACCTGCTCGTCTTCTTCAACGCCTGGAAAATCGTCGGCTACGGCACGGTCATCTACCTGGCGGCGATCGTCGGCATCGACCAGCAAATTTACGAAAGCGCGGAGATCGACGGCGCGAACGTCTTTCAGAAAACGTTCCACATTACGCTTCCGTCGATTTTCCCGACCGTCATGATCCTGCTGCTGCTGGCTATCGGCCAAATTTTCCGCGGCGACTTCGGGCTGTTCTACAACCTGGTCGGCAACAACGGAGCGCTGTTCGACGCCACGGATATCATCGATACGTTCGTGTTCCGGGCGCTCGTGACCAACGGGGACATCGGCATGGCTTCGGCGGCGGGCTTTTTCCAGTCGGTCATGTGCTTCGCGACCATACTCATCACGAATCTCGTCGTGAAAAGAGCGAACAAAGATTACGCGCTGTTTTAG
- a CDS encoding amidohydrolase family protein: MTFSPITFNAGYMCVDAYAHVGIPRFGSVGQLIGNMDRHGIRKSASVLGPLVPDLGALYESVSRYPDRLRGFGIVFGATAGQRAELACIQLEAGALGIRMGAGEAAGNPEILRAIGERGRWLYVFDPYSDERVAGLLLEWLERYPGARLAAPHFLKAGFIADAIGGNRAELLRHPHFYAILSRHGEMESRKPYPHDDFRPWIEHLIDHMGWERIFWGSEYPVLYWRNETIASAISWIRALVPEITDDQLQGFLGGNAQRVLFDTPPPPVQQVKTPEWVSAQFEFDREVPFFHPGGISVPSALYRRLFDRYMEDVNGSGTAFGDYLLQLLKERLDMD, from the coding sequence ATGACATTTTCACCTATTACGTTTAATGCCGGATACATGTGCGTCGATGCTTATGCCCATGTCGGAATCCCGCGCTTCGGATCCGTCGGTCAGCTGATCGGCAATATGGACAGGCACGGCATCCGCAAATCGGCGAGCGTGCTCGGACCGCTTGTGCCGGATCTGGGCGCGCTGTACGAATCGGTGAGCCGCTACCCGGACCGCCTTCGCGGCTTCGGCATCGTCTTCGGGGCAACGGCCGGTCAGCGCGCCGAGCTGGCCTGCATTCAGCTGGAAGCGGGAGCGCTCGGCATTCGGATGGGAGCCGGCGAAGCCGCCGGGAATCCCGAGATACTAAGGGCCATCGGCGAACGGGGAAGATGGCTCTACGTCTTCGATCCGTACTCCGACGAGCGGGTAGCAGGGCTGCTGCTCGAGTGGCTGGAGCGTTATCCCGGCGCCAGGCTCGCCGCCCCGCATTTTCTGAAGGCCGGCTTTATCGCAGACGCAATCGGCGGGAACAGAGCGGAGCTGCTCCGGCATCCGCATTTCTACGCGATTCTGTCCCGGCACGGGGAGATGGAGAGCCGAAAACCGTATCCGCACGACGATTTCCGCCCTTGGATCGAGCATCTCATCGACCATATGGGCTGGGAGCGCATCTTTTGGGGCAGCGAATATCCGGTGCTGTATTGGCGCAACGAAACGATCGCTTCCGCGATTTCGTGGATTCGGGCTTTGGTCCCCGAAATAACGGACGATCAGCTGCAGGGCTTCCTCGGGGGCAATGCGCAGCGGGTGCTGTTCGATACTCCGCCCCCGCCCGTCCAGCAGGTGAAGACGCCGGAATGGGTTTCGGCGCAGTTCGAGTTCGACCGGGAGGTACCCTTTTTCCATCCGGGCGGAATTTCGGTGCCGTCGGCGCTGTACCGGCGGTTGTTTGACCGTTATATGGAAGACGTCAACGGGTCCGGCACGGCGTTCGGCGATTATTTGCTGCAGCTGCTGAAGGAGCGCCTCGACATGGACTGA
- a CDS encoding ABC transporter substrate-binding protein, which yields MKGFTKTRKAGLVFVVMTLLVAVLAACSGGGQDAANSPPAGSGGENGGGNTAAGKTVNGVDLSKHVNLKMYLLGDKPADGDAVLAELNKLIGRDLNATLSIEYLPWSDWQQKYPLILASGENVDLIYTSDWALYQQEAAKGAFVEVTDDILKKYMPLTAEKQNKISLDQGRLNGKLYFVPRSDATYTGESAVLIRGDLREKYGLPPLKSTDDLENYYKSVAANEKSIFPLANSLDNSAKSITFSQPRNNVTVYTTMIGVGEFSYLYDKNKPFSVDQVSYNFFQPDYPAWAKKMKQWADAGYWSKNALVNKTETRDAFENGTSASMVWNIGTVGASADKVLKEHPEWKPEIYDVTPNSIKQLGLYTNDGMAVAYTSQNVERSFMLLDKLKFDKDYNQLFIYGVKGKHWIPEGDDKYKPGPDYDKYKGGQNGTWGVNNQEDSLTLVGENKAVAQLQKEWEPKTVHPITEGFKFDPTKVKSELATFTSLEAKYGPLLDLGLAGDVDKTLAEFKDQAMKAGFEKIDKELKTQLEAYIKTKQQ from the coding sequence ATGAAAGGGTTTACAAAAACGCGCAAGGCCGGTCTCGTTTTCGTCGTCATGACGCTGTTGGTTGCGGTGCTTGCCGCCTGCTCGGGCGGCGGCCAGGATGCGGCGAATTCGCCTCCTGCAGGCAGCGGCGGCGAAAATGGCGGCGGCAATACGGCAGCCGGCAAAACGGTAAACGGCGTCGACCTGTCTAAGCACGTCAACTTGAAGATGTACCTGCTCGGCGACAAGCCGGCGGACGGCGATGCCGTGCTGGCGGAGCTGAACAAGCTGATCGGACGGGATTTGAACGCGACGCTGTCGATCGAATATTTGCCTTGGAGCGATTGGCAGCAGAAGTACCCGCTCATCCTGGCCTCCGGCGAGAACGTGGATCTGATCTACACGTCGGACTGGGCGCTCTACCAGCAGGAAGCCGCCAAAGGCGCGTTCGTCGAAGTAACGGACGATATTTTGAAGAAGTATATGCCGCTCACGGCCGAGAAGCAGAATAAAATTTCGCTCGACCAGGGCCGGCTGAACGGCAAGCTCTACTTCGTGCCGCGCAGCGACGCGACGTACACCGGCGAATCGGCCGTGCTGATCCGGGGCGATCTGCGGGAGAAATACGGCCTGCCTCCGTTGAAGTCGACGGATGACCTGGAAAATTATTACAAGTCTGTCGCCGCGAACGAGAAAAGCATTTTCCCGCTCGCCAATTCGCTCGACAACAGCGCGAAAAGCATTACGTTCAGCCAGCCCCGCAACAACGTCACGGTCTATACAACGATGATCGGCGTCGGCGAATTCTCGTATTTGTACGATAAGAATAAACCGTTCTCGGTCGATCAGGTCAGCTACAATTTCTTCCAGCCGGACTACCCGGCCTGGGCGAAGAAGATGAAACAATGGGCGGATGCCGGTTACTGGTCCAAAAACGCGCTCGTCAACAAGACGGAGACGCGCGACGCGTTCGAGAACGGCACGTCGGCGTCCATGGTGTGGAACATCGGAACCGTCGGCGCATCCGCGGACAAGGTGCTGAAGGAGCATCCCGAATGGAAGCCGGAAATTTACGACGTAACGCCGAATTCGATCAAGCAGCTGGGCCTGTACACGAACGACGGCATGGCGGTCGCGTATACGTCCCAGAACGTCGAGCGCAGCTTCATGCTGCTGGACAAATTGAAGTTCGACAAGGATTACAACCAGCTCTTCATCTACGGCGTCAAGGGCAAGCACTGGATTCCGGAAGGGGACGACAAATACAAGCCGGGCCCCGATTACGACAAATATAAAGGCGGACAGAACGGCACCTGGGGCGTCAACAACCAGGAAGACTCGCTGACGCTCGTCGGCGAGAACAAGGCCGTTGCCCAGCTGCAGAAGGAATGGGAGCCGAAAACGGTACATCCGATTACGGAGGGCTTCAAGTTCGATCCGACAAAGGTCAAGTCCGAGCTCGCCACCTTCACGTCGCTGGAAGCGAAATACGGTCCGCTGCTCGACCTCGGCCTTGCCGGCGACGTCGATAAAACGCTGGCCGAATTCAAGGATCAGGCGATGAAAGCGGGCTTTGAGAAAATCGACAAGGAACTGAAGACGCAGCTGGAAGCCTATATCAAAACAAAACAACAATAA
- a CDS encoding glycoside hydrolase family 2 TIM barrel-domain containing protein, protein MKAERQADPVRVTERFDFGWRFLLGDAEGAGQEHFDDSAWRTLDLPHDWSVEGEFSADHPAGGDGAYLPAGIGWYRKRFILPEHSNGRHVEVRFDGVYMNSEVWINGHYLGKRPNGYIGFHYDLTPYLHSDGRSNTLAVRADNSEQPGSRWYTGSGIYRHVWLIRTGAARLDNWGVHVTTPDVSASLGTAKVTVNVVNELGTGRYASLRTDIVDADGTVAASKTAGAFLPDLGTYAMSVDLQVNDPKLWSEVSPYLYTLRTSLYIDDRLADEMETPFGFRAIAFDADRGFMVNGARVKLNGVCLHHDGGCVGAAVPERVWERRLQLLKEMGCNAIRMSHNPPSPELLDLCDRMGFFVMDEAFDEWTHSKAKSGSAAYGYYKYFDEWWERDLTDMLRRDRNHPSIIMWSVGNEIPEQSQPAGPGLLKRLMDVCRREDPTRPVTLACDNIGSDINAATDEFLELLDVVGYNYVNRWRGRTETFYAEDRVRYPQMKMIGSEHSSVRSTRADYRLSGPLTADTRSDEAAAWRNPTYYTGMIRAERLWKFTRMHDYVAGDFMWTGIDYLGEARWPNKSSSAGVIDLCGFPKDGYYFYKSQWTAEPMIHPFPHWNWEGREGQIIPVLCYTNCDTVELFVNGKSFGVKSCEFPLQGMTKRYGHYDKPFVHATTSDLHLAWDVPYEPGVLRFVGTRDGKEVCVAERETTGTPVRLELETDRGTLAADGTDAAHVTVRLTDARGRLVPAADCSVSFSVQGAGTLIGVDNGDPASRESFKSNTRKTYGGLCLAIVQAGLHPGTVVIRAEAEGLEAAEATVRVQ, encoded by the coding sequence ATGAAAGCGGAAAGGCAGGCTGATCCGGTCCGGGTCACGGAGCGGTTCGATTTCGGATGGCGGTTTTTGCTCGGCGACGCGGAAGGCGCGGGTCAAGAGCATTTCGACGACAGCGCTTGGCGGACGCTGGATCTGCCGCACGACTGGAGCGTGGAAGGCGAGTTCAGCGCCGATCATCCGGCCGGCGGCGACGGCGCGTATTTGCCGGCCGGCATCGGCTGGTATCGTAAGCGCTTTATTTTGCCGGAGCATTCGAACGGGCGGCATGTGGAAGTGCGGTTCGACGGCGTGTACATGAACAGCGAGGTCTGGATTAACGGCCATTATTTGGGCAAAAGGCCGAACGGCTATATCGGCTTTCATTACGATTTGACGCCGTATTTGCATTCGGACGGCCGCAGCAATACACTCGCGGTCCGGGCCGACAATTCGGAACAGCCGGGCTCTCGCTGGTATACCGGCTCCGGGATTTACCGGCACGTCTGGCTGATTCGCACCGGCGCTGCGCGACTGGACAACTGGGGCGTCCATGTGACGACGCCGGACGTTTCGGCTTCGCTCGGGACGGCCAAGGTGACCGTGAACGTCGTGAACGAGCTGGGAACTGGCCGGTATGCGAGCCTAAGAACCGATATCGTCGATGCGGATGGAACTGTCGCAGCCTCGAAGACGGCTGGCGCATTTTTGCCGGATCTGGGCACGTACGCGATGAGCGTCGATCTCCAGGTAAACGATCCGAAGCTGTGGTCGGAGGTCTCGCCGTATTTGTACACGCTGCGAACGTCACTTTATATCGACGACCGGCTGGCGGACGAGATGGAGACGCCGTTTGGATTTCGTGCCATCGCGTTCGATGCCGACCGCGGATTTATGGTGAACGGCGCACGCGTGAAGCTGAACGGGGTCTGCCTGCATCATGACGGCGGCTGCGTGGGCGCAGCCGTTCCCGAACGGGTATGGGAACGAAGACTTCAATTGCTGAAGGAAATGGGCTGCAATGCCATCCGGATGAGCCATAACCCGCCGTCGCCCGAGCTGCTGGACCTGTGCGACCGGATGGGCTTCTTCGTTATGGACGAGGCGTTCGACGAATGGACGCATTCAAAAGCGAAGAGCGGCTCGGCGGCTTACGGGTATTACAAATATTTCGACGAATGGTGGGAGCGCGATCTGACGGACATGCTTCGCCGGGATCGCAACCATCCGTCCATCATTATGTGGAGCGTCGGCAACGAAATTCCCGAGCAGTCGCAGCCCGCCGGTCCCGGCCTGCTGAAGCGGCTTATGGACGTCTGCCGGAGAGAGGACCCGACGCGTCCGGTAACGCTGGCGTGCGATAATATCGGCTCGGACATCAACGCCGCAACGGACGAGTTTCTGGAGCTGCTGGACGTCGTCGGCTACAACTATGTGAACCGGTGGCGCGGACGGACCGAAACCTTCTATGCGGAGGACCGGGTCCGTTACCCGCAGATGAAAATGATCGGCAGCGAGCATTCTTCCGTGCGCAGCACCCGTGCGGATTACCGGCTGAGCGGGCCGCTTACGGCGGATACGCGCAGCGACGAAGCCGCGGCCTGGCGCAATCCGACCTATTACACGGGCATGATCCGCGCCGAGCGGCTCTGGAAATTTACGCGCATGCACGATTACGTGGCCGGCGATTTCATGTGGACGGGCATCGATTATTTGGGCGAAGCGCGCTGGCCGAACAAAAGCAGCAGCGCCGGCGTCATCGACCTGTGCGGCTTTCCGAAGGACGGCTATTATTTTTATAAAAGCCAATGGACGGCGGAGCCGATGATTCACCCGTTTCCCCATTGGAACTGGGAAGGCCGCGAAGGGCAGATCATTCCGGTGCTCTGCTACACGAACTGCGATACCGTCGAGCTGTTCGTGAACGGCAAATCGTTCGGCGTGAAAAGCTGCGAATTTCCGCTGCAGGGGATGACGAAACGGTACGGTCATTACGACAAGCCTTTCGTGCACGCCACGACGTCGGACCTGCATCTCGCCTGGGACGTTCCGTATGAGCCCGGCGTGCTGCGGTTTGTCGGCACCAGAGACGGGAAAGAGGTCTGCGTCGCCGAGCGGGAAACGACGGGGACACCGGTCCGGCTGGAGCTGGAGACGGACCGCGGCACGCTTGCGGCGGACGGCACGGATGCCGCGCATGTGACCGTGCGGCTGACGGACGCCCGGGGCAGGCTGGTTCCGGCAGCCGACTGTTCCGTTTCGTTTTCGGTGCAAGGAGCGGGTACGCTCATCGGGGTCGACAACGGCGATCCGGCAAGCCGCGAATCATTTAAATCGAATACTAGAAAGACGTACGGCGGTCTATGCCTCGCCATCGTTCAAGCCGGGCTTCATCCGGGCACGGTCGTCATTCGGGCGGAGGCCGAAGGGCTGGAAGCCGCCGAAGCGACCGTACGGGTGCAATAA
- a CDS encoding carbohydrate ABC transporter permease translates to MTKDQLLFHAVGYVLVAIFSVICIIPFVMVISSSFTSEHYIQTSGFTLFPADFSTEAYRFVFRNPLTIFRAYGVTLLVTAVGTALAVFLNTMTGYVLHRRDFKWRNYFSFYFFFTMLFNGGLVPWYILCIKYLDMKNQLFALFVPTLISVWNILLVKGFMMSVPHEITESAKMDGAGDFRIFVRLILPLSTPVVATIGLFTSLFYWNDWFASLIFISDPKLYTLQYLLYNLLASIESLRMVTAASGIVVDTFPTESIKMALTVIVTGPIILLYPFVQKYFVKGLTIGAVKG, encoded by the coding sequence ATGACGAAAGACCAGCTGCTCTTTCATGCGGTAGGCTACGTTCTGGTCGCGATTTTTTCGGTGATCTGCATCATTCCGTTCGTCATGGTTATTTCTTCCTCGTTTACGAGCGAGCATTACATTCAGACGAGCGGCTTTACGCTTTTTCCCGCCGATTTCTCGACCGAGGCTTACCGTTTCGTGTTCCGCAACCCGCTGACGATTTTCCGGGCGTACGGCGTCACGCTGCTGGTTACGGCCGTCGGCACGGCGCTGGCGGTATTTCTGAATACGATGACCGGCTACGTCCTGCACCGCAGGGATTTCAAATGGCGGAACTACTTCTCCTTCTACTTTTTCTTCACGATGCTGTTCAACGGCGGACTCGTGCCCTGGTACATTTTGTGCATCAAATACCTGGATATGAAAAATCAGCTGTTCGCGCTGTTCGTGCCGACGCTCATCTCCGTCTGGAACATCCTGCTCGTGAAGGGCTTCATGATGAGCGTGCCGCACGAAATTACGGAGTCGGCCAAAATGGACGGCGCCGGCGATTTCCGCATCTTCGTCCGGCTTATCCTCCCGCTGTCCACGCCGGTGGTCGCCACGATCGGGCTGTTCACGTCGCTGTTCTACTGGAACGACTGGTTTGCGAGCCTGATTTTCATCTCCGATCCGAAGCTGTATACGCTCCAATATCTGCTCTACAATCTGCTGGCCAGCATCGAATCGCTGCGGATGGTGACGGCGGCCTCCGGCATCGTGGTCGACACGTTCCCGACGGAGTCGATCAAGATGGCGCTGACGGTCATCGTGACCGGGCCGATCATTCTGCTCTATCCGTTCGTCCAGAAATATTTTGTAAAAGGGCTCACCATCGGCGCCGTCAAAGGGTAA
- a CDS encoding cache domain-containing sensor histidine kinase, translated as MGGLYRKLLYDMKLRHKLLLSYLVLIVIPLGLFQWLASDKMSGLLEQHVHYAARHGFEQTYAFLSYKLAKMAETTDVIVVNDSVIQAMEADPKQPGVDRQLDDYTSLKQFLRALQNKDVARVALYVPEGLIYSSDHENFYPLDPNADSECLRKMNAEKMTYLWCTPSELGYETGTSDGHLYLTRYIRHSYNYLLPAARVNLEIDNATVLAILSGANVVKDSVSYLVSSDGKAVVSSNPGAASGIRLPALRAPDPDAGSASANVGDYFVLYHAVPSSQWTMVTAIPLQQIVSESAKLKYDLYMWVVVIATVAYLLAVWLAHSMTRRISQLVRRLRNIEKGGLISLSRMGGKDEIGELVQTYNLMLERIDRMNREQFKLGQEVKNAELKALQAQINPHFLYNTLDLINWMADRGMQHDIQRVVKSLSRFYKLSLNSGRDLITIRDELRHISFYMDIQNMRFEHKISFHIDVDEEAMACIIPKITLQPIVENAIYHGILERPQRTGSIRVSGTRRGRELILAVEDDGAGMDEERLSKLNGGEACVSRASGSGYGIRNVRLRIEQFFGPPYGLVYRSEPGTGTRAEIHIPAVLPGEMTES; from the coding sequence ATGGGGGGCTTGTACCGGAAGCTGCTTTACGACATGAAGCTGCGCCATAAGCTGCTGCTGTCCTATCTCGTGCTGATCGTCATTCCGCTCGGGCTGTTTCAATGGCTCGCTTCGGACAAAATGTCCGGCCTGCTGGAGCAGCATGTCCATTACGCCGCCCGGCACGGCTTCGAGCAGACATATGCCTTCCTCAGCTATAAGCTGGCCAAAATGGCGGAAACGACGGATGTCATCGTCGTGAACGATTCGGTCATCCAGGCGATGGAGGCCGACCCGAAGCAGCCCGGCGTCGACAGGCAGCTCGACGATTACACGTCGCTGAAGCAGTTTTTGCGGGCGCTTCAGAACAAGGACGTGGCGCGCGTCGCCCTGTATGTGCCGGAAGGCTTGATTTATTCATCGGATCACGAAAACTTTTATCCGCTCGACCCGAACGCGGACTCCGAATGCCTGCGGAAAATGAATGCGGAGAAAATGACCTATTTGTGGTGCACCCCGTCCGAGCTCGGATACGAAACGGGCACGAGCGACGGACACCTCTATCTGACCCGCTATATTCGCCATTCCTATAATTATTTGCTGCCGGCCGCCCGCGTCAATCTGGAAATCGATAACGCGACGGTGCTGGCGATTCTGAGCGGAGCGAACGTCGTCAAGGACAGCGTCAGTTATCTCGTGTCCTCGGACGGCAAGGCGGTCGTCTCGTCGAATCCGGGCGCCGCCAGCGGCATTCGGCTGCCCGCCCTGCGTGCGCCCGATCCGGATGCCGGTTCCGCGTCCGCAAACGTCGGTGATTATTTTGTTCTCTACCATGCCGTTCCGTCTTCGCAGTGGACGATGGTCACGGCCATCCCGCTGCAGCAGATCGTCTCCGAAAGCGCCAAGCTCAAATACGACCTCTATATGTGGGTGGTCGTCATCGCCACGGTCGCGTATCTGCTGGCCGTCTGGCTGGCGCATTCGATGACGAGGCGTATTTCCCAGCTCGTCAGGCGGCTGCGGAACATCGAGAAGGGCGGGCTGATCTCGCTCAGCCGGATGGGCGGCAAGGACGAAATCGGCGAGCTCGTCCAAACGTACAATCTGATGCTCGAGCGCATCGACCGGATGAACCGCGAGCAGTTCAAGCTCGGGCAGGAGGTGAAAAACGCGGAGCTGAAGGCGCTGCAGGCCCAAATCAACCCGCATTTTCTGTACAACACGCTCGACCTGATCAACTGGATGGCGGACCGGGGGATGCAGCACGATATTCAGCGCGTCGTAAAGTCGCTCAGCCGCTTTTACAAGCTCAGCCTCAATAGCGGCCGCGACCTGATAACCATTCGCGACGAGCTGCGCCACATTTCGTTTTATATGGACATTCAAAACATGCGGTTCGAGCATAAAATTTCGTTCCATATCGATGTCGATGAGGAGGCGATGGCCTGCATCATCCCGAAAATTACGCTGCAGCCGATCGTCGAGAACGCCATTTATCACGGCATCCTGGAACGGCCGCAGCGAACCGGCTCGATCCGCGTAAGCGGGACCAGACGGGGCCGCGAGCTCATTCTCGCCGTCGAGGACGACGGTGCCGGCATGGACGAGGAACGGCTGTCGAAATTGAACGGGGGGGAAGCGTGCGTCAGCCGGGCATCGGGCAGCGGGTACGGGATCCGGAACGTGCGGCTTCGCATCGAACAATTTTTCGGCCCGCCGTACGGCCTCGTTTACCGCAGCGAACCGGGCACGGGTACGAGAGCGGAAATCCATATTCCGGCGGTCCTGCCCGGAGAAATGACGGAGAGCTGA
- a CDS encoding aldo/keto reductase produces the protein MASKTGICTGDSLRRTVEASLTRLQTDRLDVLQIHGMSYSERDRRAVLERGGILEAMIRLKDEGLVRFIGFTSEDNNDAVYEFIRCGQFDMMQICYNLFMQHPFDPNRPFGSMLEAEKAGMGIAAMRTTTSGLFQRWMQAVHKENTFDYTPALIQYVLANPYVDVALVGMRSAEQVRKNAALCGGDAPGRVSLDDIFTYYV, from the coding sequence GTGGCCAGCAAAACAGGCATCTGCACGGGCGATTCGCTGCGGCGGACAGTCGAAGCCAGCCTGACCCGCCTGCAGACGGACAGGCTTGATGTGCTGCAAATTCACGGTATGAGCTATTCGGAGCGCGACCGGCGAGCCGTCCTGGAGCGGGGCGGAATACTGGAAGCGATGATCCGGCTGAAGGACGAAGGCCTCGTCCGTTTTATCGGGTTTACGAGCGAGGACAATAACGACGCGGTCTATGAATTTATACGGTGCGGGCAATTTGACATGATGCAAATTTGCTACAACCTGTTCATGCAGCATCCGTTCGACCCGAACCGCCCGTTTGGCAGCATGCTGGAGGCCGAGAAGGCGGGCATGGGCATCGCCGCTATGCGGACGACGACCTCGGGGCTGTTTCAGCGCTGGATGCAGGCGGTGCACAAGGAAAATACGTTCGATTACACGCCGGCGCTCATTCAGTACGTGCTCGCCAATCCGTACGTCGACGTCGCGCTGGTCGGCATGCGAAGCGCCGAGCAGGTCCGAAAAAACGCCGCCCTTTGCGGCGGCGATGCGCCGGGAAGGGTGAGTCTCGATGACATTTTCACCTATTACGTTTAA
- a CDS encoding response regulator, giving the protein MKLLVVDDEKMTREGIARSIGGGLGIRQIELADCGMSAICKLDAFQPDIVLTDVRMPLMDGIELASKVRSRLPECKIIFMSGYTDKEYLKSAIQLKAINYIEKPIDFDELKEALQTAVSLGLEEQQSRRRITELNRTLLESIPLMKAEIASQLTSAGAEVGYLLDRARTAGLALPEFGVFQTVIVKFEPRHAGGNEAEWMPVRTAVHHEAETFLIRRGMGCLSVLKDGSTLVCHLLNPRAPISALALEELAGRLSASYADRIHVSVASGQPVGEIKRVFRSYEQAEALLPAAFYHASGTVLSKAGNPEPFVFDPGLPERFMDCVTSESQEEAQRLLDDLAAALERRDRTPVESTKRYYCRLLAPLADPAGKDGDGPEPSPLWETINRFVSLRDIADFADAALCRSFEERRKEKGTRRIVREAIRYIHRSYADEELSIQKICEFTFLTPAYLCSLFKAHTNQTINGYITEYRMHKAKSLLSDPKLTIQQIAVLVGYSNSNYFAKVFRKQAGMTPSEYRERLS; this is encoded by the coding sequence TTGAAGCTTTTGGTTGTCGACGACGAGAAAATGACGCGTGAAGGAATCGCAAGAAGCATCGGCGGCGGACTCGGTATCCGGCAGATCGAGCTCGCCGACTGCGGCATGTCCGCGATCTGCAAGCTGGATGCTTTTCAGCCCGATATTGTGCTGACCGACGTCCGTATGCCGCTGATGGACGGCATCGAATTAGCCTCCAAGGTCCGCAGCCGCCTGCCGGAATGCAAAATCATTTTCATGAGCGGGTACACGGACAAGGAATATTTAAAATCGGCCATTCAATTGAAAGCGATTAACTATATCGAAAAGCCGATCGATTTCGACGAGCTGAAGGAAGCGCTGCAGACGGCCGTCAGCCTCGGGCTGGAGGAGCAGCAGAGCAGACGGCGCATCACCGAGCTGAACCGGACGCTGCTCGAAAGCATTCCGCTCATGAAGGCGGAGATCGCCTCGCAGCTGACAAGCGCAGGCGCCGAAGTCGGCTATCTGCTCGACCGTGCGCGCACGGCGGGGCTTGCTCTGCCGGAGTTCGGCGTCTTTCAGACCGTCATCGTGAAATTCGAGCCCCGGCATGCAGGGGGAAACGAGGCGGAGTGGATGCCGGTCCGAACGGCTGTCCATCATGAGGCGGAAACGTTCTTGATCCGTCGGGGGATGGGCTGCCTGTCCGTGCTGAAAGACGGCTCGACGCTCGTCTGCCACCTGCTGAACCCGCGCGCGCCGATTTCCGCGCTCGCGCTCGAAGAGCTTGCCGGACGGCTGTCCGCGTCTTATGCGGACCGGATTCATGTGTCCGTCGCGAGCGGCCAGCCGGTCGGCGAGATCAAGCGCGTTTTCCGTTCGTACGAGCAGGCGGAGGCTTTGCTCCCCGCCGCCTTTTATCACGCAAGCGGCACCGTACTGTCCAAGGCGGGTAACCCCGAGCCGTTCGTCTTTGATCCGGGGCTTCCCGAACGGTTCATGGACTGCGTTACGTCGGAGTCGCAGGAGGAAGCGCAGCGTCTGCTGGATGACCTGGCAGCTGCGCTCGAGCGCCGCGACCGGACGCCGGTCGAAAGCACCAAGCGTTATTACTGCAGGCTGCTTGCTCCGCTTGCCGACCCCGCCGGGAAAGACGGCGACGGGCCGGAGCCTTCCCCGCTTTGGGAAACGATAAACCGTTTCGTATCGCTGCGGGATATCGCGGATTTTGCGGATGCCGCGCTCTGCAGAAGCTTCGAGGAGCGGCGGAAAGAGAAGGGGACGAGGCGGATCGTCCGGGAAGCGATCCGTTATATTCACCGTTCCTATGCCGACGAGGAGCTGTCCATTCAGAAAATATGCGAATTTACCTTTCTGACGCCCGCCTACCTGTGCAGCCTGTTCAAGGCGCATACGAATCAGACGATTAACGGCTATATCACCGAATACCGGATGCATAAAGCCAAATCGCTTCTGTCCGATCCGAAGCTCACCATTCAGCAGATCGCCGTCCTTGTCGGCTACAGCAACAGCAATTATTTCGCCAAGGTGTTCCGCAAGCAGGCCGGGATGACGCCTTCGGAGTATAGGGAAAGGCTGTCGTAG